Proteins encoded by one window of Venturia canescens isolate UGA chromosome 2, ASM1945775v1, whole genome shotgun sequence:
- the LOC122406191 gene encoding achaete-scute complex protein T3-like: MTLVRTLTRNDENALPKMLSVQHQNHHHHHHHSHHASGGLHSNINVISPLSGNNSQSNRSNVIVSTGGLASTNDIKTTLHQQQHQNQQQQQHHQQNNCKRTKMYQSTPYGTVPHQPASVARRNARERNRVKQVNNGFATLRQHIPQSVAQALGGNTAGTHGGSRAGSKKLSKVETLRMAVEYIRSLQRLIDDHDGTDGSSMISSSSPALSTCGSGSVTSSRTSDLLHGDTLHREDLRNKTSDDLHHGMTNTNGRHLRQNGNSPTSFVPPPCSEASSSPTPSFVSEASSAGSQGYGSTSTNGPLYTTHGDSYDNYEPMSPEDEELLDVISWWQQSQ; the protein is encoded by the coding sequence ATGACCTTGGTGAGAACGTTGACGAGAAACGACGAGAACGCATTACCGAAAATGTTGAGCGTACAGCATCAaaatcatcatcaccatcatcatcacaGTCATCACGCAAGCGGTGGTTTGCACAGTAACATCAATGTGATAAGTCCACTATCTGGCAACAACAGCCAGAGCAACCGCAGCAACGTAATTGTGTCAACCGGTGGCCTTGCTTCCACCAACGACATCAAAACGACGTTGCATCAGCAACAACATCAAaaccaacaacaacaacaacatcatcaacaaaacaattgcAAGAGAACGAAGATGTACCAGTCAACGCCTTACGGTACTGTGCCCCATCAACCGGCATCAGTGGCACGAAGAAACGCTCGCGAGAGAAATCGTGTAAAACAGGTAAATAATGGGTTCGCTACTTTAAGACAACACATACCTCAAAGTGTGGCTCAAGCTCTGGGCGGCAATACAGCGGGTACCCACGGTGGTTCGAGAGCTGGTAGCAAGAAACTGTCGAAAGTCGAGACCCTTAGAATGGCAGTGGAATACATCAGGAGTCTTCAACGTTTGATCGATGATCACGATGGTACGGACGGATCGAGTATGATCTCATCATCATCACCGGCACTTTCAACCTGTGGTTCGGGTAGTGTTACGTCTTCGAGAACTTCAGACCTCCTTCACGGTGATACGTTACATCGTGAGGATCTCCGAAACAAAACTTCGGACGATTTACATCACGGTATGACGAACACGAACGGTAGGCATTTGAGACAAAATGGCAACAGTCCAACGTCCTTCGTTCCACCACCCTGTTCCGAAGCGTCGAGCTCGCCAACTCCGAGCTTCGTATCTGAGGCTTCGTCAGCTGGTAGCCAGGGATACGGGAGTACCTCAACCAACGGTCCACTCTATACGACACACGGCGACAGTTACGATAATTACGAACCCATGAGTCCCGAGGATGAGGAACTCCTGGATGTTATCTCGTGGTGGCAGCAGAGCCAATGA